Genomic DNA from Borrelia puertoricensis:
TAGGAACAAATTTTCTCACTAACTCTCTTCTTTGTGCTTGCATTATTTCTTTCAGTGAATAACCCTTAGAAAGAAGAGTATCTTTATCAAAATGCTTGCTTAAATGTGCTTTAGCTAATTGATCAATTTCATTTATCTTTTCAGCTTCTAAGAGTAACTGTTTCTCTACTCGCTCTCTATCTTCTGCATTTGCAAGTTCACGTGCAATTCGGTCATTTATACTTAATTTATTAACCCTTTCATCTTCTCGAGTTACCTTTTCTTTAAGCTGCATATACTCTTCAAACTCTTCTTGACTTATACGTTTAAACTTATCAGAAGAGCTATTATCATTAGTCTGTATTACTACTTCTTCTGTATTTACATCTGACTCTTTTTCCATGAAAACTCCTTAACCTAAATTGAAAATAATTTTTCTTTTAGCTTTGATATCTCATCTTTGCTTAAAATATTTTTATTTATAAGTTCACTATATTTACCGAAAAATT
This window encodes:
- a CDS encoding DUF1357 family protein, with amino-acid sequence MEKESDVNTEEVVIQTNDNSSSDKFKRISQEEFEEYMQLKEKVTREDERVNKLSINDRIARELANAEDRERVEKQLLLEAEKINEIDQLAKAHLSKHFDKDTLLSKGYSLKEIMQAQRRELVRKFVPKEQIKAISKLDNFEHLDGEILEQLVFLAKVNISMRKRAASNIDSKHGDIISKIENRISLLDSGFSPVNFDEFNISVANAYKDRIHEFYNLKEKKTA